Proteins encoded within one genomic window of Kibdelosporangium phytohabitans:
- a CDS encoding acyl-CoA thioesterase gives MPELPVNGQPSHLTSATQERVVLIGDTCAFGSVYFSKFIDWQGEIRERFGYEQCPNYSAGLSGDVTAVTQSCSCRLLRELWPGDRVVTRMVLPWVRLEYAQALFSYSRLTGDSEEIVATGEQVWMSARRTGNVFSPGPWPQEFLNAVQRMGGDVSRALVA, from the coding sequence ATGCCGGAGTTGCCGGTGAATGGGCAACCATCCCATCTCACATCTGCGACCCAGGAGCGAGTGGTACTCATCGGTGATACATGCGCCTTCGGATCTGTTTATTTCAGTAAATTCATCGACTGGCAGGGTGAAATTCGCGAGAGATTTGGTTACGAACAATGTCCGAATTACTCGGCCGGTCTGTCTGGTGACGTAACCGCGGTCACCCAGTCTTGTTCATGCCGGCTCCTCCGTGAGCTCTGGCCCGGCGATCGCGTTGTTACTCGAATGGTCCTACCCTGGGTGCGCCTGGAGTATGCGCAGGCCTTGTTTTCCTATTCTCGTTTGACTGGTGATTCCGAGGAGATCGTCGCGACGGGCGAACAGGTGTGGATGAGCGCCCGTCGGACGGGAAACGTGTTCAGCCCAGGCCCCTGGCCGCAGGAGTTTCTCAACGCGGTGCAACGCATGGGCGGCGATGTGTCCCGCGCTCTCGTCGCCTAA
- a CDS encoding IclR family transcriptional regulator translates to MGDDGLGSAEKALVILESFLAEAGMPAGVTELSQRTGLPKSTIHRLLRILCAFRLVERWSGKYALTGRMLELGELACGQSPRLLRAYLQPWLQELHNATHAIARATILCGRFEVCIGMACGRQSLSVATALQNPILARETAGGQAILAFLPRELQEKLVDETPRSSAEFEVVNLYLDLDRVRRAGWATRREKTVLEVRTVSAPVLDGQGAPIAALAVTENLTADRLAAVAVAVRAAAAAASRGLSAVSF, encoded by the coding sequence ATGGGCGATGACGGATTGGGGTCGGCGGAGAAGGCACTTGTCATTCTGGAGTCGTTCCTTGCCGAGGCGGGGATGCCTGCGGGTGTGACCGAGCTGTCACAACGCACCGGGCTTCCAAAATCTACAATTCACCGGCTCCTGCGGATTCTGTGTGCGTTTCGTCTGGTCGAACGGTGGAGTGGCAAGTATGCCCTGACCGGGCGTATGCTCGAATTGGGTGAACTCGCATGTGGACAATCGCCTCGTCTGCTCCGCGCGTACCTGCAGCCTTGGTTGCAGGAGTTGCACAACGCCACTCATGCGATCGCCCGCGCGACGATCCTCTGTGGTCGGTTCGAAGTATGTATCGGTATGGCATGTGGACGTCAATCGTTGTCTGTCGCGACTGCCCTGCAGAACCCGATACTCGCTCGTGAGACGGCCGGTGGACAGGCCATCTTGGCATTCTTGCCGCGCGAGTTGCAGGAGAAGTTGGTGGACGAAACGCCGCGGTCGTCGGCCGAGTTCGAAGTGGTGAACTTGTACCTTGATCTCGACCGTGTGCGACGAGCGGGATGGGCGACGAGACGAGAGAAGACCGTGCTCGAGGTGCGGACGGTCTCCGCGCCAGTACTGGATGGGCAAGGAGCGCCTATCGCCGCGTTGGCCGTGACAGAAAATCTCACAGCGGATCGGCTGGCTGCGGTCGCTGTGGCCGTTCGTGCCGCAGCTGCTGCGGCATCACGCGGGTTGAGTGCTGTCAGCTTCTGA
- a CDS encoding acyltransferase domain-containing protein produces the protein MVSRNCFLFPGCGGYFPGALARLAAEHPAVTAALAPVDQAAMEYGHPSVTALLTDRNAPELEELARTPIRLHLATFGIGVSMHAVFATEKICPDVVLGHSTGELVALVAAGCLSAYDAARVLCEREAALDELDPGGGLVAVHAPAERVVHLCGAADDWTLSPTLYNSPRQNVVAGRVPGLTILEDIARVAGVSVSRLALSYPHHSPLLTGPATRLAEVTSDYRTSTPQCRVYSPVLRGYVTGGADVRSIINVHLISPVHFSEALQHLYGAGEVEWFVEAGARSILTDLASDTLPATIKTSAPLRTPVGVDEVLLTLGRPRAATATRTTLPATSGSAGASQGRTTAVVRPDEPDRQAVTVESPGSVTRPTSSASDALPSRPELHAELRHLFAEALGYPEDVFEDDAHLEADLGIASVRKTELLVKILDRYGLPTPTSEMRVRDFNTIPKLADLIFRLAERSKAVLT, from the coding sequence ATGGTGTCAAGAAACTGTTTTTTGTTTCCGGGATGTGGGGGATATTTCCCGGGAGCGCTCGCCCGGCTGGCTGCTGAACATCCCGCCGTGACTGCAGCGCTGGCACCGGTCGACCAGGCGGCCATGGAATACGGCCACCCGTCGGTGACTGCGCTGTTGACCGACCGCAACGCACCCGAACTGGAGGAGTTGGCTAGGACACCGATACGGCTGCACCTGGCAACCTTCGGTATCGGCGTCAGTATGCACGCGGTGTTCGCCACTGAGAAGATTTGCCCCGACGTGGTCTTGGGGCACAGCACGGGTGAGCTAGTTGCACTCGTCGCCGCAGGCTGCCTGTCGGCTTACGACGCCGCGCGGGTGCTGTGCGAACGGGAGGCGGCTCTTGACGAGCTCGATCCCGGTGGTGGCCTGGTGGCCGTGCACGCTCCCGCCGAACGGGTTGTGCACCTGTGTGGGGCGGCTGATGACTGGACCCTGAGCCCCACTCTGTACAACTCGCCTCGACAGAATGTCGTCGCTGGCCGCGTGCCTGGATTGACCATCCTGGAGGACATCGCTCGTGTGGCGGGAGTCTCCGTCAGTAGGCTGGCCCTGTCCTATCCGCATCACAGTCCGCTGCTGACTGGTCCGGCGACGCGACTGGCGGAGGTCACGAGTGACTATCGGACGAGCACGCCACAGTGTCGTGTGTATTCACCCGTTCTGAGGGGCTACGTCACCGGCGGCGCTGATGTACGGAGCATCATTAACGTCCATCTCATCAGTCCAGTGCATTTTTCCGAGGCACTTCAGCACCTGTATGGCGCCGGTGAGGTCGAGTGGTTCGTCGAAGCCGGGGCCCGGTCGATCCTCACCGATCTCGCCAGCGATACGCTGCCAGCCACAATTAAGACCAGTGCTCCGTTGCGCACGCCAGTTGGTGTGGATGAAGTCTTGCTGACATTGGGAAGGCCGAGAGCCGCCACCGCGACCCGGACCACACTGCCGGCAACATCTGGTTCGGCTGGTGCCAGTCAGGGCCGGACGACGGCGGTCGTGCGACCGGACGAGCCGGACCGTCAAGCGGTGACCGTCGAAAGCCCGGGATCGGTAACCCGACCGACCTCGTCCGCATCGGACGCTTTGCCCTCACGGCCCGAACTTCACGCAGAGTTGCGCCACCTGTTCGCCGAGGCCCTGGGATATCCAGAAGACGTGTTCGAAGACGACGCCCACCTCGAAGCCGATCTTGGCATCGCCTCGGTCCGCAAGACTGAACTGCTCGTGAAGATCCTTGATCGCTACGGTCTGCCAACACCAACGTCGGAGATGAGGGTCAGAGATTTCAACACCATCCCTAAACTTGCCGACTTGATATTCCGACTCGCGGAGCGGTCGAAGGCTGTGCTCACCTGA
- a CDS encoding ABC1 kinase family protein, with the protein MFATTDTVHGKSERVDSRSEGGRARLLASIAHNIAIDRMSASGRPDDEKTRRRARAVRVAFERLGPFYIKLGQILSTRPDLVSDGMIEELENLHDNVKASPFAEFAEILDGDLPAWRQRFRSIDVVRPLGSASLAQVYKVVLNDGRPAVVKIQRPRIQQRVLQDMKQLRRVGRLIGHLAPRFNELIDIDAMLQVLFNGMQPELDFILEAQNMVNARRVAKQFQHLTVPRVIDATQRVLIQTLAPGVSIGAANPADFTVKERKKIGRDLLRFMYQGYFSEHVFHADPHPGNIFVHPGKKANIIDWGMVGRIDRNLGTLLFVTLMSIARNDAAAAARAWVEMGHATSRADLNGFATDLSMLIPKMSTASLEELNFGVTLSTVLMYSTRRGIYTSPHVSMVGKSFANVEGSVRNLAPELSMVDVFEDAMVDTVTDLLSEFMSKPQLTRLALDLMIGSDVAFDYLRNLLHDINNRDLTLRVGLLAGPGNQKMNRKQQLLHLGLGALLAWAWTQRERRRR; encoded by the coding sequence TTGTTCGCCACGACAGACACCGTCCACGGCAAGAGCGAACGAGTCGACTCCAGAAGCGAGGGTGGGCGAGCGCGGCTACTGGCTTCCATCGCACACAACATCGCGATCGACAGGATGTCTGCGTCGGGCCGTCCGGATGACGAGAAGACCCGACGGCGCGCGAGAGCCGTACGTGTCGCATTCGAACGCTTGGGACCGTTCTACATCAAGCTGGGACAAATCCTGTCCACGCGGCCCGACCTCGTCTCCGACGGGATGATCGAGGAACTGGAGAACCTGCACGACAATGTGAAGGCCAGTCCATTCGCGGAGTTCGCCGAGATCCTCGACGGGGACCTGCCGGCGTGGCGGCAGCGATTCCGGTCGATCGACGTCGTGCGACCGTTGGGCTCGGCGTCCCTCGCGCAGGTGTACAAGGTGGTGCTCAACGACGGCCGACCAGCCGTGGTAAAGATACAGCGCCCCCGGATCCAGCAGCGCGTGCTGCAGGACATGAAACAGCTGCGTCGGGTGGGCCGGCTGATCGGACACCTGGCGCCCCGGTTCAACGAGCTGATCGACATCGACGCCATGCTGCAGGTGCTCTTCAACGGGATGCAACCGGAACTCGACTTCATCCTCGAGGCACAGAACATGGTCAACGCGAGGCGCGTGGCGAAGCAGTTCCAACACCTCACTGTCCCGAGAGTGATCGACGCGACGCAGCGAGTCTTGATACAGACACTTGCACCCGGCGTGTCCATAGGGGCCGCCAACCCCGCCGACTTCACCGTCAAGGAACGCAAGAAGATCGGTCGGGACCTACTGAGATTCATGTACCAGGGCTACTTTTCCGAGCACGTCTTCCACGCCGACCCGCACCCCGGGAACATCTTCGTACATCCAGGCAAGAAGGCCAACATCATCGACTGGGGCATGGTCGGCCGAATCGACCGAAACCTGGGCACACTACTGTTTGTGACCTTGATGAGCATCGCTCGAAACGACGCCGCGGCTGCCGCACGCGCGTGGGTGGAGATGGGGCACGCCACGTCTCGGGCGGACCTCAACGGGTTCGCCACCGACCTGTCGATGTTGATTCCCAAGATGTCGACAGCGTCCCTCGAAGAGCTCAACTTCGGAGTCACCCTCAGCACCGTCCTCATGTACTCGACGAGGCGGGGCATCTACACCAGCCCGCACGTCTCCATGGTGGGCAAGTCGTTTGCGAACGTCGAGGGGTCAGTGCGCAACCTAGCACCAGAGCTATCCATGGTGGACGTGTTCGAGGATGCCATGGTCGATACCGTCACAGACCTCCTCAGCGAGTTCATGTCCAAGCCTCAGCTCACCCGTCTCGCGTTGGATCTCATGATCGGCAGCGACGTCGCGTTCGACTACCTACGCAACCTGCTGCATGACATCAACAACCGGGACCTCACGCTTCGAGTCGGCCTGCTTGCCGGACCCGGGAACCAGAAAAT
- a CDS encoding SDR family oxidoreductase, producing MKDFSGRIVLVTGGGRGIGCAIAKAFARRGAHVIVNYFHSRLEAHETASEITSAGGSAELIRASVGRRDSVATMFAAIRERHDYLDVLVNNAAYGVLGGLEELSDDDWNRGLGVNLHGTRWCVENAVPLMQNRPSPAIVTMSALNFPIGRYAAVGSSRAAQETLTRYFAAELGGAGIRANVVVPGMVDNYAFTYWDDPDQLREYCRTGTLLNVLPTERDVAETVVFLASDNAKGITGQSIAVDCGASLILAGQPPHRESTPWTTIRGQSNGATPELRPRPVTTTRPQVPVSTDTDTAIAVVGMGIVVPGASGPAEFWRVLNQDDNTFIEPENVDLTSWYAADPDAENKTYIRRAGFIRGFRPHPVLAEEVARGRWHGCDNTTVFLRHCLLQARETVVYTGTDRFGCYLATCSGGSLALEDTILADVAIRTGGDPEAVARHFRHAAGDPRALLPDMTVRNAFTGLLPEDTDWLTPDTACSSSLYAIDLGVKSLLAGDCDIAFCGGGNTSARRDLVLFAKLKGLSPTGQVRAFDTDTDGVLFSEGAAVVALKRLDRAIADGDQVLGMLGGFGGSTDGQGSVVAPAPIGQRLAVQRARAVNDIDSSSVDWVVGHGTGTRAGDLVELETLAELAGPHTQLCTSNKPLVGHTGWAAGAVSVIHALLAMRHHAIPAERYFIAPPPHTRIGSITVPVVDTAWSAAPQRPRTAGVSAFGFGGTNAHLLLTEYSDERTSPSAALSRRCEDNDSDMVLVGWSTHLPGAPGKADVRRWLRTGLTGPPRSFGEHYPLPPFRELRMPPVVAHSIDRTQLMATAVVAQFTSEHGPLWERHRETTGVITGHMGPTRAMVEYTVRAGADDVTAVLAGNSTAVDALALHLDKLTVPAANDSAMPGQLANVIGSRLADRLRLNGVTVAVDSGRASTQAALHVAGRYLATGELDVALVLGINGNSTPIMAKLAGISADRLAEGGVLLMLTRPSLAADQGWPVLARIRTDAGCTTTADDGVRIGWGDKEPSYLGADGALALLRAVELDLSEVEIANADPGPRVRVRPATEGPGTTAVPPVPRVPQTDMTRRSVVVTRRRDTVPANDRLAAIPPGAVLLVDSIESAEMLSDTAARARATLLCAASDRNELADLDPVLASLSKHAAPHLRIVASSRPSSHHSAPPPARLLRLQEWMLRTCGHLFDRLVSMPSGSVAALLLDRLVGCAVHPHLTLITGFLRSLANEVACPTFAVVTDAALAVGLDQLNSESAAARDRVVVLYRGGLRYVEQICPAPLPAVDTRRLPVHDGSVVVATGGARGITAVAVTALAERARIKVWLLGTTPPDAFPDGLVERQEDDLGAARAEFIAARRADDHRASVVELNRRFSHMLRSREVALTLRQLRKLCGAESVRYLLCDVTETDATHRAARTILDEDGHVDLLLHGAGRLSSATVDNKTLSDFRTVVATKVHGYANLKSAFAAAPPRLWCNFASASGINAPPGDTDYAPANEYLLAAARSAHEPGTAEVSIAWALWAQTGMVDEHLQRHLHRTYGVTGMDNATGAAAFLNEMLVPRPPDPAPIYGAERWSQLQSRDHQADAATPCTALPLLGTPDHHEDGAATWTWRPEPQRDAYLHEHLIDGRPVLPTVIMLAIAADAAAQLTAKTAPNAVITGFRDTRIEEPCYVDPDRTPSLHCSVHAHRHGSDAVRVHIVSDIHAPNGRVLRRGRVHCRTDVLLGSPREPMRWQGRTQPHRVQVAEDVFARSDVSVRLVGTWSVLSDITVDDAGGHARCLSRLERGSVFENVRAPLLMIDSLFRLNIWDSPGQLHTFVPLGIERVDLFTNGSDADVVRRHPLGVDLYYDAATDQYCVVSPEGMVLVRAAGLESHVMDVVPAESDYPEWRP from the coding sequence GTGAAAGATTTCTCCGGAAGGATAGTTCTCGTCACCGGCGGAGGCCGAGGTATCGGCTGTGCGATCGCCAAGGCTTTCGCTCGTCGAGGCGCGCATGTGATCGTAAACTACTTTCATTCTCGGCTGGAAGCTCACGAGACCGCCAGCGAGATCACCTCCGCAGGGGGTTCAGCAGAGCTGATACGCGCCTCCGTCGGTCGCCGTGACAGTGTGGCGACAATGTTCGCCGCCATCCGCGAACGCCACGACTACCTGGACGTTCTTGTCAATAATGCTGCTTACGGGGTTCTTGGCGGACTCGAAGAACTCTCTGACGACGACTGGAACAGAGGCCTTGGGGTCAACCTCCATGGCACTCGATGGTGCGTCGAGAACGCCGTTCCCCTGATGCAAAACCGCCCCTCTCCGGCGATCGTCACCATGTCCGCGCTCAACTTCCCGATCGGGCGGTATGCGGCGGTCGGTTCCTCCAGGGCGGCACAGGAGACACTCACCCGATATTTCGCGGCCGAATTGGGGGGTGCAGGTATCAGGGCCAACGTGGTTGTACCTGGCATGGTCGACAACTACGCCTTCACCTACTGGGACGACCCTGATCAACTCCGTGAGTACTGTCGAACCGGGACACTGTTGAATGTCCTGCCTACCGAACGAGATGTCGCGGAGACGGTGGTATTCCTGGCCTCGGACAACGCAAAGGGAATCACCGGGCAGTCCATTGCTGTAGACTGCGGTGCCTCTCTGATACTCGCCGGGCAGCCACCACACCGAGAATCGACACCGTGGACCACGATCCGAGGTCAATCGAACGGCGCGACACCGGAACTTCGGCCACGGCCGGTCACCACGACGCGACCACAGGTACCGGTGAGCACGGATACCGATACCGCGATTGCTGTGGTGGGGATGGGGATCGTCGTCCCTGGTGCTAGTGGTCCGGCCGAGTTCTGGCGCGTCCTCAACCAGGACGACAACACCTTTATCGAGCCCGAGAACGTCGACCTGACCTCCTGGTACGCGGCTGACCCCGACGCCGAGAACAAGACCTACATCCGACGTGCCGGGTTCATCCGCGGTTTTCGTCCACATCCAGTTCTGGCCGAGGAGGTGGCCCGAGGTCGTTGGCACGGGTGCGACAACACCACGGTGTTTCTGCGGCACTGCCTGCTTCAGGCCCGAGAAACGGTGGTCTATACCGGCACTGACCGCTTCGGGTGTTACCTGGCAACGTGTTCGGGCGGGAGCCTAGCTCTGGAAGACACTATTCTCGCCGATGTCGCGATCCGTACCGGCGGTGATCCCGAGGCGGTTGCCCGGCACTTCCGGCATGCCGCGGGCGATCCTCGTGCGCTTTTGCCGGACATGACGGTCCGCAATGCGTTCACCGGTCTGCTTCCCGAAGATACCGACTGGCTCACTCCTGATACAGCGTGCTCATCCTCGCTGTACGCGATTGATCTGGGCGTCAAGAGCCTGCTCGCCGGGGACTGCGACATCGCCTTCTGCGGCGGCGGCAACACTTCCGCTCGTCGTGACCTCGTTCTGTTCGCCAAGCTCAAAGGGCTTTCGCCCACCGGACAGGTTCGTGCCTTCGACACCGACACCGACGGTGTGCTGTTCTCCGAAGGTGCTGCGGTGGTCGCGCTCAAGAGGCTCGACCGCGCGATCGCCGATGGTGACCAAGTGCTGGGAATGCTGGGTGGGTTCGGTGGGTCCACCGACGGTCAGGGCAGCGTGGTCGCCCCTGCCCCTATTGGCCAGCGACTGGCCGTTCAACGTGCGCGAGCAGTCAACGACATCGATTCGTCGAGTGTGGACTGGGTGGTCGGTCACGGCACGGGTACGCGTGCCGGCGACCTCGTCGAACTGGAGACCTTGGCCGAGCTGGCCGGGCCCCACACACAGCTGTGCACATCGAACAAACCGCTCGTCGGACACACCGGATGGGCTGCTGGTGCGGTATCGGTCATCCACGCTTTGCTGGCGATGCGACACCATGCCATCCCGGCCGAGCGTTACTTCATCGCGCCACCGCCGCACACGCGGATCGGGTCGATCACCGTCCCGGTGGTCGACACCGCGTGGTCGGCCGCCCCACAGCGCCCGCGAACCGCCGGCGTGTCCGCGTTCGGATTCGGTGGTACCAATGCCCACCTGCTCCTGACCGAGTACTCCGACGAACGGACGTCGCCGTCCGCAGCCCTGAGTCGTCGCTGTGAGGACAACGACAGTGACATGGTGCTGGTCGGTTGGTCCACGCACCTACCAGGGGCACCGGGTAAAGCGGATGTGCGGCGCTGGTTGCGCACCGGCCTCACCGGCCCGCCGCGCTCGTTCGGCGAGCACTATCCCCTGCCACCGTTTCGCGAGCTACGCATGCCACCGGTGGTCGCACATTCCATCGATCGTACCCAGCTGATGGCCACTGCGGTGGTGGCCCAGTTTACCAGCGAGCACGGCCCCTTGTGGGAGCGTCACCGCGAGACGACGGGCGTCATTACCGGACACATGGGTCCTACTCGTGCCATGGTGGAGTACACCGTCCGAGCCGGGGCGGACGACGTGACCGCCGTATTGGCCGGCAATTCCACCGCCGTGGACGCGCTGGCGCTCCACCTCGACAAGCTGACCGTGCCCGCGGCGAACGATTCCGCGATGCCAGGTCAACTGGCCAATGTCATCGGTTCCAGACTGGCCGATCGGCTGCGGCTCAACGGTGTCACCGTGGCCGTAGACAGTGGGCGCGCCTCCACCCAAGCCGCCCTGCACGTGGCCGGTCGATACCTGGCCACCGGCGAGCTGGACGTCGCCCTGGTGCTGGGTATCAACGGCAACAGCACGCCCATCATGGCGAAGTTGGCCGGGATATCCGCGGATCGGCTCGCGGAGGGCGGGGTGCTGCTGATGCTCACCCGACCTTCGTTGGCGGCCGATCAGGGCTGGCCCGTACTTGCCCGCATTCGCACCGATGCCGGATGCACAACCACGGCCGACGACGGAGTCCGTATCGGTTGGGGCGACAAGGAGCCGAGCTACCTGGGCGCGGACGGGGCGCTGGCGCTGCTGCGGGCGGTGGAGCTCGATCTGTCCGAAGTGGAGATCGCCAATGCCGATCCCGGTCCGCGCGTCCGCGTCCGCCCCGCCACGGAGGGCCCCGGCACTACCGCTGTGCCGCCCGTTCCGAGAGTCCCCCAAACGGACATGACCCGGCGCTCAGTCGTGGTCACCCGCCGCCGGGACACCGTGCCGGCGAACGATCGACTGGCGGCCATCCCGCCGGGCGCGGTGCTGCTGGTCGACTCGATCGAGTCGGCCGAGATGCTGTCGGACACCGCGGCGCGGGCCCGCGCCACGCTGCTGTGTGCGGCCTCTGACCGAAACGAACTCGCTGACCTGGATCCCGTACTCGCCTCCCTGAGCAAGCACGCCGCGCCACATCTGCGGATCGTCGCCTCAAGCCGCCCGAGTTCACACCACTCCGCGCCACCACCAGCGCGGCTGCTCCGGCTACAGGAGTGGATGCTGCGGACCTGCGGGCATCTGTTCGACAGGCTGGTCTCAATGCCGTCCGGTTCGGTCGCCGCGTTGTTGCTCGACCGGCTAGTGGGATGCGCTGTTCATCCGCACCTGACCTTGATTACCGGGTTCCTGCGCAGCCTGGCCAACGAGGTCGCTTGTCCCACCTTTGCCGTGGTCACCGACGCGGCGCTGGCTGTCGGGCTCGACCAACTCAACAGCGAGTCGGCCGCAGCCCGCGACCGGGTGGTCGTGCTGTATCGCGGAGGTTTGCGCTACGTCGAGCAGATCTGTCCAGCACCACTTCCGGCTGTCGACACGCGCCGCCTGCCAGTCCATGACGGTTCGGTGGTGGTGGCAACAGGTGGTGCACGGGGTATCACAGCGGTCGCAGTCACCGCCCTGGCCGAGAGAGCTCGGATAAAGGTATGGCTGCTGGGCACGACGCCTCCGGACGCGTTTCCCGACGGGCTGGTGGAACGTCAGGAGGACGACTTGGGGGCGGCTCGCGCGGAGTTCATCGCCGCCCGACGCGCAGACGACCACCGCGCCAGTGTCGTGGAGTTGAACCGACGGTTCAGCCACATGCTGCGTTCCCGGGAGGTCGCGCTGACTCTGCGGCAGCTGCGCAAGCTGTGCGGCGCGGAGAGCGTGCGCTATCTGCTGTGCGATGTGACCGAAACCGACGCCACACACCGGGCCGCACGTACGATCCTCGACGAGGACGGACATGTCGACCTGCTGCTGCATGGCGCCGGTCGACTCAGCTCCGCGACAGTCGACAACAAAACACTGTCTGACTTCCGGACCGTGGTGGCTACCAAGGTCCACGGCTACGCCAACCTCAAGTCGGCCTTCGCGGCCGCACCACCGCGGCTGTGGTGCAACTTCGCCTCGGCGAGCGGAATCAACGCACCCCCTGGTGACACCGACTACGCACCCGCCAACGAATATCTTCTCGCCGCCGCACGCTCCGCGCACGAGCCTGGCACCGCTGAGGTCAGTATCGCCTGGGCACTCTGGGCACAGACCGGCATGGTCGACGAACACCTACAACGGCACCTGCACCGAACCTACGGCGTGACCGGAATGGACAACGCGACGGGGGCAGCCGCATTCCTGAACGAGATGCTCGTCCCGCGGCCACCCGACCCGGCGCCCATCTATGGAGCGGAAAGATGGTCCCAACTCCAGTCTCGAGACCATCAGGCCGACGCTGCCACCCCGTGTACGGCCTTGCCACTACTCGGCACCCCTGACCACCATGAGGACGGCGCGGCGACGTGGACCTGGCGCCCAGAACCACAACGAGATGCCTATCTGCATGAGCACTTGATCGACGGCAGACCCGTGCTCCCCACAGTCATCATGTTGGCGATAGCGGCTGACGCTGCCGCGCAGCTCACAGCGAAGACAGCTCCGAACGCGGTCATCACCGGGTTCCGCGACACCAGGATCGAGGAACCCTGCTACGTCGACCCGGATAGAACCCCCTCCCTGCACTGCAGCGTCCACGCCCACCGACATGGCTCAGACGCCGTGCGCGTGCACATTGTCTCCGACATTCATGCCCCCAACGGCCGAGTGCTGCGTCGAGGCCGCGTCCATTGCCGCACTGACGTCCTTCTTGGCTCACCGCGTGAGCCCATGCGGTGGCAGGGACGCACTCAACCACATCGAGTACAGGTGGCAGAGGATGTCTTCGCACGCTCCGATGTCTCAGTACGGTTGGTGGGCACCTGGTCCGTCCTGTCCGACATCACTGTCGATGATGCGGGCGGTCACGCTCGCTGCCTCTCCCGTCTCGAGCGGGGATCGGTATTCGAGAACGTACGCGCGCCTCTGCTGATGATCGATTCACTTTTCCGGCTGAATATCTGGGATTCACCCGGCCAGCTACACACCTTCGTCCCCCTCGGCATTGAACGTGTGGACCTGTTTACCAATGGTTCGGATGCCGATGTGGTCCGCCGTCACCCCCTGGGAGTCGATCTCTACTACGACGCTGCAACTGATCAATACTGTGTGGTCAGTCCCGAAGGAATGGTCCTCGTGCGTGCTGCCGGTCTTGAGTCCCACGTCATGGACGTCGTCCCAGCGGAGAGCGATTATCCGGAGTGGCGGCCGTGA
- a CDS encoding transposase, producing MPKRYPPEFRRKVLDLIASGRRVAQVEADRDISDQTIYSWRRQALIDTGKLPGTSSADNTD from the coding sequence TTGCCCAAGCGGTACCCACCTGAGTTTCGGCGCAAGGTCCTCGATCTGATCGCATCCGGCCGTCGGGTCGCCCAGGTCGAAGCTGATCGCGACATCAGCGACCAGACGATCTACAGCTGGCGCCGCCAAGCACTGATCGACACAGGGAAGCTACCCGGGACCAGCAGTGCCGACAACACCGACTGA
- a CDS encoding DUF5988 family protein, whose amino-acid sequence MSRIEEPNMVDDVAGSSHEVWLKGGPPGISSTRHIDDGDISHVKVSYRAGLEHFEFSGEYREVESQRLPVCRWIYTTKVAE is encoded by the coding sequence ATGTCCCGCATTGAGGAGCCGAACATGGTCGATGACGTCGCCGGATCAAGTCATGAGGTATGGCTCAAGGGTGGCCCACCGGGCATCTCATCCACTCGACATATCGATGACGGTGATATCAGCCATGTGAAGGTGAGTTATAGGGCCGGTCTGGAGCACTTCGAGTTCTCCGGTGAGTACCGGGAGGTTGAGAGTCAGCGCCTCCCAGTGTGCCGATGGATATACACAACGAAAGTCGCAGAATGA